In Pseudomonas fluorescens NCIMB 11764, a single window of DNA contains:
- a CDS encoding fimbria/pilus outer membrane usher protein, which produces MTTVSIYRDGEAVPVIRGRARSHPWRRTLLALLLSNALMMLEAYGEVSLPASFDKDTLLQRGIDPALATLLMQAPQFTAGRHPVTLTVNGQRHGRVDVTFDREGALCFDRTLLDAANLTLPALTLDDSQCHDFLGSAPQTVIEPDPANLALSLIVPTDAIRPTARDFSGYQTGGVAGLINYDVTGLHSRSGDSTNRYASANTELGFNAGDWIVRSRQVQTWQDDLSTTTHIAAYAQRTFASQEAVLQAGQINLYNPVLAGAQITGVQVLNEQALQVEGQSAVIEGIANSQAQVEVRQNGSLIHSTVVPAGPFALTNVRRLNTRSDVEVTIKEDDGSERSFTVPAAMLGIGLPAPGYSLGVGQVRSVGDAQEGDPWVISGGWSGALTPQVLLSAGLTGAADYRAAGASVGLLPSPVTQVQATLTGADAAGKQTSQGLQADLSVSHRLNDQWALNAGSSYRTLGYRELEEAVFANTSDNSKSRYRDQQSAALSWSHPWLGAFSSGFSRSSSFDGQSNSRALASWGTSIAGVSVSATAEWQVSGSNRNDDSVYLNLSIPLGENRRARTWVRSSAGEYRSGVGLSERVNDQLGYRVGVEHDTRNKQVQSTAGVSLLPRYTQLDLNYTRADAERSSYQASARGGAVLHGGGVTLSPYPVSDTFALLSVGDMGSIKVSTPSGPVWTDWQGQAVIPQVTAYGNSPVEVDTKTLPRNADIHNGLAVISAGRGAVDNVEFGITLTRRALLKATTANGAPLPRGAAVNTEDGEFVTLVQDGGLVFLPNALDRRALWISAPGLERCELRFELPTDADANAYYETAPAKCRAL; this is translated from the coding sequence ATGACCACAGTATCCATTTACCGTGACGGCGAAGCCGTGCCCGTTATTCGGGGCCGCGCTCGCTCTCATCCATGGCGGCGGACCCTATTGGCGTTGCTGCTGAGCAATGCGCTGATGATGCTCGAAGCCTACGGTGAGGTGTCGCTGCCGGCGTCGTTCGACAAAGACACGTTGCTGCAGCGCGGCATCGATCCGGCGCTGGCGACGTTACTGATGCAGGCGCCGCAGTTCACGGCCGGCCGCCACCCGGTCACGCTCACCGTCAATGGCCAGCGCCATGGCCGGGTCGACGTCACGTTCGATCGCGAAGGTGCGTTGTGTTTCGATCGCACGCTGCTCGATGCGGCGAACCTTACGCTGCCTGCGCTTACGCTGGACGATAGCCAGTGCCACGATTTCCTGGGTAGCGCGCCGCAGACCGTCATCGAACCGGACCCTGCCAACCTTGCCCTGTCGTTGATCGTGCCCACCGACGCGATACGCCCCACTGCCCGGGATTTTTCCGGCTATCAAACCGGTGGTGTCGCCGGCTTGATCAATTACGACGTCACCGGTTTGCACAGCCGTTCTGGCGACAGCACCAACCGCTATGCCTCGGCCAACACCGAACTCGGCTTCAATGCCGGTGACTGGATCGTGCGCAGCCGTCAGGTACAGACCTGGCAGGACGACCTGTCCACAACGACTCATATTGCGGCGTACGCCCAGCGTACTTTCGCCAGCCAGGAAGCGGTGCTGCAGGCGGGTCAGATCAACCTCTACAACCCGGTGCTCGCCGGTGCGCAGATCACCGGTGTGCAAGTGCTGAATGAACAAGCACTGCAAGTCGAAGGGCAAAGCGCGGTCATTGAAGGGATCGCCAACAGTCAGGCCCAGGTCGAGGTCCGCCAGAACGGTTCGCTGATCCATTCCACAGTGGTGCCGGCCGGCCCGTTCGCGCTTACCAACGTGCGGCGGCTCAACACGCGCTCCGACGTGGAAGTCACGATCAAAGAGGACGATGGCAGCGAGCGCAGTTTTACCGTGCCGGCCGCAATGTTGGGGATCGGCCTGCCCGCGCCCGGTTATTCGCTGGGCGTCGGTCAGGTGCGCAGTGTCGGTGACGCGCAGGAGGGTGACCCCTGGGTCATCAGCGGCGGCTGGAGCGGTGCGCTCACCCCGCAAGTGTTGCTCAGCGCGGGCCTGACCGGCGCCGCCGACTATCGCGCGGCGGGCGCCAGCGTCGGCCTGCTGCCCTCGCCCGTCACCCAGGTGCAAGCCACGCTGACCGGCGCGGACGCCGCTGGCAAACAAACCAGTCAGGGACTTCAGGCGGACCTGAGCGTGTCGCATCGCTTGAACGATCAGTGGGCGCTCAATGCCGGCAGTTCTTACCGGACCCTGGGCTACCGAGAGCTGGAAGAGGCGGTGTTCGCCAACACCTCCGACAACAGCAAATCCCGTTACCGCGATCAGCAAAGCGCAGCCCTTTCGTGGTCGCATCCATGGCTCGGCGCCTTCAGCAGCGGCTTCAGCCGGTCCAGTTCGTTCGACGGCCAAAGCAACAGCCGCGCCCTCGCCTCCTGGGGCACCAGCATCGCTGGGGTATCCGTCTCTGCAACCGCCGAATGGCAGGTCAGCGGTTCGAACCGCAACGATGACAGCGTCTACTTGAACCTCAGCATTCCCCTGGGCGAGAACCGCCGGGCGCGCACCTGGGTGCGCAGTTCCGCCGGCGAATACCGCAGCGGCGTCGGCTTGAGTGAGCGGGTCAACGATCAACTGGGTTACCGGGTTGGCGTCGAACACGACACGCGCAACAAACAGGTGCAATCCACGGCCGGCGTTTCGCTGCTGCCGCGCTACACCCAGCTCGACCTCAATTACACCCGCGCCGATGCGGAACGCTCCAGCTATCAGGCCAGCGCTCGCGGCGGCGCGGTATTGCACGGCGGTGGCGTGACGCTATCGCCGTACCCGGTGAGCGACACCTTTGCGCTGCTGTCGGTGGGCGACATGGGTTCGATCAAAGTGTCGACGCCCAGCGGTCCGGTGTGGACCGACTGGCAAGGTCAGGCGGTGATCCCGCAAGTGACGGCTTACGGCAACAGCCCGGTGGAAGTCGACACCAAAACCCTGCCGCGCAACGCCGACATTCATAACGGGCTGGCGGTGATTTCGGCCGGTCGCGGCGCCGTCGACAACGTTGAATTCGGCATCACGCTGACCCGTCGTGCCTTGCTCAAGGCCACCACCGCCAACGGCGCCCCCCTGCCGCGCGGTGCCGCGGTGAACACCGAGGATGGCGAGTTCGTGACCCTGGTGCAGGACGGCGGCCTGGTGTTTTTGCCCAACGCTCTCGACCGCCGCGCACTGTGGATCAGCGCGCCGGGGCTGGAGCGTTGCGAACTGCGCTTTGAACTGCCCACCGACGCCGACGCCAATGCGTACTACGAAACCGCCCCCGCCAAGTGCCGAGCCCTCTGA
- a CDS encoding DUF1120 domain-containing protein translates to MNLSRYLLLTLAPLALSGFTPLTSASTDDCQFNLSQPVLDYGLMNRAIRPDAALERNLGERRLSLTLNCAQPIDMSLFYRAMAATAERFHFAERGSYQMRIHDAVLDGQSVDIGLIAGVGQLPTETASSLIWRPKHGVAPVQTGVPVQGRSFSAQLELTAWVQEQGMQVRDAVTWEAFGVFDAVAAGRTREVTLRARFAPAACEPVLSNGGLVDFGTLSNKDLHADKDTRLPPKSLTLMVGCDAPASFALIMHDNRSGSATLDSETDYGLGKDSRGNRIGRFSLRVDPANANADGFARLYRTDSSTAGMAWSTGSASPAAIGKSRYMAFTDNTGSGAGPVLIQNLSTTVTVDAVIAPTNSLDLSSAIDLDGAGTIEIIYL, encoded by the coding sequence ATGAACCTGTCGCGCTATCTGCTGCTGACCCTCGCGCCCCTGGCACTGAGCGGATTCACGCCACTGACCTCGGCGTCCACCGACGACTGCCAGTTCAACCTGAGCCAGCCGGTGCTTGATTACGGACTGATGAACCGGGCGATACGGCCCGATGCCGCACTGGAGCGCAACCTCGGTGAACGCCGGCTCAGCCTGACCTTGAACTGCGCGCAGCCCATCGACATGAGCCTGTTCTACCGGGCGATGGCCGCGACCGCCGAACGCTTTCACTTTGCCGAACGCGGCAGCTATCAGATGCGTATTCACGACGCCGTGCTCGACGGTCAATCGGTCGATATCGGGTTGATTGCCGGGGTCGGTCAGCTGCCGACAGAAACGGCGTCGAGCCTAATCTGGCGACCGAAGCACGGGGTTGCCCCGGTGCAGACCGGCGTGCCGGTGCAGGGGCGCAGTTTCTCGGCGCAGCTTGAGCTGACGGCCTGGGTTCAAGAGCAAGGCATGCAAGTGCGTGACGCGGTGACCTGGGAGGCCTTCGGGGTGTTCGATGCCGTCGCCGCCGGACGCACCCGCGAGGTGACCTTGCGCGCCCGCTTCGCTCCGGCGGCCTGCGAGCCGGTGCTGTCCAACGGCGGCTTGGTCGACTTCGGCACCCTGTCGAACAAAGACCTGCACGCCGACAAAGACACACGCCTGCCGCCCAAGTCGTTGACGTTGATGGTCGGCTGCGACGCGCCGGCGTCCTTCGCCTTGATCATGCATGACAACCGCTCGGGGTCGGCAACGCTCGACAGCGAGACCGACTACGGCCTGGGCAAGGACAGCCGCGGCAACAGGATTGGCCGTTTTTCACTGCGCGTGGACCCGGCCAACGCCAATGCCGACGGCTTCGCCCGCCTCTATCGAACCGACTCCAGCACCGCCGGCATGGCCTGGAGCACCGGCAGCGCCAGCCCGGCCGCCATCGGCAAAAGCCGCTACATGGCGTTCACCGACAACACCGGCAGCGGCGCCGGCCCGGTGCTGATCCAGAACCTCAGCACCACGGTGACCGTCGACGCCGTCATCGCCCCCACCAACAGCCTCGACCTGAGCAGCGCCATCGATCTCGATGGCGCGGGAACGATCGAGATTATTTACCTGTAA
- a CDS encoding DUF1120 domain-containing protein, whose protein sequence is MIKKYFAALSATALIGVAPYALAASSTDLTVTGLITPNACTPSLSNGGMVDVGKVQVKDLSPTRYTTVGSQPMQLTVACDAPTPFAINAIDNKAGTSASDLYFGLGLTSNNEKIGYFTPLIQSALADGQPAHSIRSIDNGASWTRIYQIIKNSLTSTSVVGTLIPIAVKDLTVELMVQTVIARADSLTLTDDVAFDGSATFEMKYL, encoded by the coding sequence ATGATTAAAAAGTACTTTGCAGCACTCTCCGCCACGGCGCTGATTGGCGTTGCGCCTTATGCGCTGGCGGCTTCGAGCACTGATTTGACTGTCACAGGCCTGATCACGCCGAACGCTTGTACACCTTCGCTTTCCAACGGGGGAATGGTCGATGTCGGCAAGGTGCAGGTAAAAGATCTTAGTCCAACACGGTACACAACAGTCGGCAGTCAGCCGATGCAATTGACGGTTGCGTGTGATGCGCCAACTCCATTTGCAATAAACGCTATAGATAACAAAGCCGGGACATCAGCGTCCGACTTGTATTTCGGATTGGGCCTGACCAGCAATAATGAAAAAATAGGTTACTTCACGCCATTGATCCAAAGCGCTCTTGCGGACGGACAGCCTGCACACTCGATCAGATCAATTGATAACGGTGCGAGTTGGACGCGCATCTATCAGATTATTAAGAATAGCCTCACATCGACAAGCGTTGTCGGCACTCTCATTCCGATCGCCGTAAAGGATCTCACTGTGGAATTGATGGTTCAAACCGTCATTGCCCGCGCCGACAGCCTCACCTTAACCGACGATGTTGCTTTCGACGGTTCAGCCACATTTGAAATGAAGTACCTGTAA
- a CDS encoding DUF1120 domain-containing protein produces the protein MKKIPHALTMAFIALTSPLTFAASSTDLTVTGLITPNACTPTLADGGNIDIGKVPAKNLNPIANTEVGNHYMAFNVNCDAPVLFAVKSIDNKPDTNISSPLFFGVGLTPADEKLGYFWPLVANLQADGLNAAAIRSTDGGESWTRATTINSNELLATSIIGTTTPIAVKDLSMLLWINTYIARADSLTLNEEVPIDGSMTLEIKYLP, from the coding sequence ATGAAAAAGATTCCACACGCGCTGACGATGGCGTTCATCGCCCTGACGTCGCCACTCACCTTCGCCGCCTCGTCGACAGACCTGACAGTCACAGGCCTCATCACCCCGAACGCGTGCACCCCGACACTGGCCGACGGTGGCAACATCGACATCGGCAAAGTCCCTGCAAAGAACCTCAATCCAATCGCAAACACGGAAGTAGGCAACCACTACATGGCGTTCAACGTGAACTGCGATGCACCGGTCCTGTTCGCCGTGAAGTCCATCGACAATAAACCCGATACGAACATATCTTCCCCCCTTTTTTTTGGCGTGGGACTGACCCCCGCGGATGAAAAGCTTGGCTACTTCTGGCCATTGGTCGCCAACCTGCAAGCGGACGGTCTGAATGCGGCCGCCATTCGATCGACGGATGGCGGAGAAAGCTGGACCCGCGCCACCACCATCAATTCGAATGAGCTTCTGGCAACAAGCATTATCGGCACCACCACACCCATTGCAGTAAAGGATCTCTCAATGCTTCTGTGGATCAATACCTACATCGCTCGCGCCGACAGCCTGACCCTGAACGAGGAAGTGCCCATCGACGGCTCCATGACGCTTGAAATCAAGTACCTCCCCTGA
- a CDS encoding DUF1120 domain-containing protein, which produces MQHYFGVLATTLLISATQHTWAASTVDLTVKGTITPLACTPMLSNNGLVDYGKISRQDLSVDKRTRLRDQMLDLNIQCNAPARFALLMRDNRDGSALVNSEIYYGLNLDHSNNKIGLYSLNFDPASTVVDDLTQVYRTDSTTGGKAWSSSNTQAIPIGARSYLGFTDIAGSSAGPIAIRNLTSRVTVETVIAPTSELDLSTEVQLDGSATLDVVYL; this is translated from the coding sequence ATGCAGCATTACTTCGGCGTACTTGCGACAACCCTGCTCATCAGCGCCACGCAACACACCTGGGCCGCGTCCACCGTTGACTTGACCGTCAAAGGCACCATCACCCCGCTCGCCTGCACCCCGATGCTCTCCAACAACGGCCTCGTCGACTACGGAAAAATCTCCCGGCAAGACCTCAGCGTCGACAAGCGCACACGACTGCGCGACCAGATGCTCGACCTCAACATTCAGTGCAATGCGCCCGCGCGTTTTGCCCTGCTGATGCGCGACAACCGCGACGGCTCGGCCCTCGTCAACAGCGAGATTTACTACGGCCTGAACCTCGACCACAGCAACAATAAAATCGGCTTGTATTCGCTGAACTTCGATCCGGCCAGCACGGTGGTGGACGACCTGACGCAGGTCTATCGAACCGACTCGACCACAGGCGGCAAAGCCTGGAGTTCGTCGAACACCCAGGCCATTCCGATTGGCGCGCGAAGCTATCTCGGATTCACCGACATTGCCGGGAGCAGCGCCGGCCCGATTGCCATTCGCAATCTGACCAGCCGGGTGACGGTTGAAACGGTCATCGCGCCCACCTCCGAACTGGACCTGAGCACCGAGGTGCAGCTCGACGGCTCGGCGACCCTGGACGTTGTTTACCTGTAG
- a CDS encoding CynX/NimT family MFS transporter — MNLETENAMSSRNSHINEAKRTAELEELLIDAEADDEAVQQSHPILRRPWLLLLGLILVALNLRPALSSMAPMLSEVSKSLGLSAAQAGLLTTLPVLCLGLFAPLAPILARRFGAERVVLGILLTLAGGIILRSSFGEIGLFAGSVLAGASIGVIGVLLPGIVKRDFAKHAGTMTGVYTMALCLGAAMAAGATVPLSEHFDKSWALGLGFWVIPALVAAMFWLPQVGHKHGAHNVAYRVRGLLRDPLAWQVTLYMGLQSSLAYIVFGWLPSILIGRGLTPTQAGLVLSGSVIIQLASSLAAPWLATRGKDQRLAIVIVMALTLGGLFGCLYAPIEGLWGWAILLGLGQGGTFSLALTLIVLRSRDSHVAANLSSMAQGFGYTLASMGPFAVGIVHDWTGGWNAIGWIFGVIGLGAILAGLGAGRSLYVQVVSEKV, encoded by the coding sequence ATGAACCTTGAAACCGAGAACGCCATGTCCAGCCGCAACAGCCACATCAACGAAGCCAAACGCACGGCGGAGCTCGAAGAGCTGCTGATCGATGCCGAGGCCGATGATGAAGCGGTCCAGCAGAGTCATCCGATCCTGCGGCGTCCGTGGCTGTTGTTACTGGGCCTGATTCTGGTCGCGCTGAACCTGCGCCCGGCGCTGTCGAGCATGGCGCCGATGCTCAGCGAGGTGTCGAAAAGCCTCGGCCTGTCGGCGGCGCAGGCCGGTTTGCTGACGACCTTGCCGGTCCTTTGCCTTGGCTTGTTTGCGCCACTGGCGCCGATCCTGGCGCGGCGTTTCGGCGCTGAACGCGTGGTGTTGGGCATTCTTCTGACACTGGCGGGTGGGATCATCCTGCGCAGTTCATTCGGCGAAATCGGCCTGTTTGCCGGCAGCGTGCTGGCCGGTGCGAGCATCGGTGTGATCGGCGTTCTGTTGCCGGGCATCGTCAAGCGCGACTTCGCCAAACACGCTGGAACCATGACCGGCGTCTACACCATGGCGTTGTGCCTGGGCGCGGCAATGGCAGCCGGCGCAACCGTTCCATTGAGCGAGCACTTCGACAAAAGCTGGGCGCTGGGCCTCGGCTTCTGGGTGATTCCGGCGCTGGTCGCGGCGATGTTCTGGTTGCCGCAAGTCGGGCACAAACACGGCGCGCACAACGTGGCCTACCGGGTGCGTGGTCTGTTGCGTGACCCGTTGGCCTGGCAGGTGACCTTGTACATGGGCCTGCAATCGTCCCTTGCCTACATCGTGTTCGGCTGGTTGCCATCGATCCTGATCGGTCGCGGCCTGACGCCGACCCAGGCCGGCCTGGTGCTGTCGGGTTCGGTGATCATTCAACTGGCCAGTTCACTGGCGGCACCGTGGCTGGCCACGCGCGGCAAGGATCAGCGCCTGGCGATCGTGATCGTCATGGCGCTGACCCTCGGCGGTCTGTTCGGTTGCCTCTACGCGCCGATCGAAGGCCTGTGGGGCTGGGCGATTCTGCTCGGTCTGGGGCAGGGCGGCACGTTCAGCCTGGCGCTGACCCTGATCGTGTTGCGTTCGCGGGACTCGCACGTGGCGGCGAACCTGTCGAGCATGGCCCAGGGCTTCGGTTACACCCTGGCGTCCATGGGGCCGTTCGCGGTCGGCATCGTGCATGACTGGACCGGCGGCTGGAACGCCATAGGCTGGATCTTCGGCGTAATCGGCCTTGGCGCCATCCTTGCCGGCCTCGGTGCCGGGCGTTCGTTGTACGTGCAGGTGGTCAGCGAAAAGGTCTGA